The Anomalospiza imberbis isolate Cuckoo-Finch-1a 21T00152 chromosome 27, ASM3175350v1, whole genome shotgun sequence genome segment CTTTCAGGCCGCCCTCACGGggaggcggggccgggccgcgctgcCCGAAACCCCCGGgcccgccgggccccgcggccgcgggAACGGGAAGGGAGGGGCGGGagcgccgggaggcggcggtgaGACCGGGAACGGaccgggaacgggaatgggaacgggaatgggaacgggatcgggaacgggaagGGAGGGGCGGGagcgccgggaggcggcggtgaGACCGGGAACAgaccgggaacgggaacgggatcgggaatgggaacgggatcgggaacgggaagGGAGGGGCGGGagcgccgggaggcggcggtgaGACCGGGAACggaccgggaacgggaacgggatcgggaatgggaacgggatcgggaacgggaagGGAGGGGCGGGagcgccgggaggcggcggtgaGACCGGGACggaccgggaacgggaacgggaatgggaacgggaatgggaacgggaagGGAGGGGCGGGagcgccgggaggcggcggtgaGACCGGGAACGGaccgggaacgggaatgggaacgggaacgggaacgggaaaTGAGGGGCGGGagcgccgggaggcggcggtgaGACCGGGAACggaccgggaacgggaacgggaatgggaacgggaagGGAGGGGCGGGagcgccgggaggcggcggtgaGACCGGGAACggaccgggaacgggaacgggaacgggaacgggaatgggaacgggaagGGAGGGGCGGGagcgccgggaggcggcggtgagaccgggaacgggaacgggaatgggaataggATTGGGAACGGGAAGGGAGgggcgggagccccgggaggCGGCGGTGAGACCGGGACggaccgggaacgggaacgagatcgggaatgggaacgggattGGGAACGGCAACCGGGGGCGGGagcgccgggaggcggcggtgaGACCGGGACGGaccgggaacgggaatgggaacgggatcGGGGGCAggatcgggaatgggaacgAGATCGGGAACGGCAACCGGGGACGGGAACGGATCGGGAAagggatcaggaacgggatCGGGAACAGATCCGGGATGGGGAACGGGATCGGGAATCAGGGACAGgaacgggatcgggaatggggtCGGGATCGGCGGTGGAGAAGGGACGGGGAGGTCCTGGGGGTCCCGGGAGTCGCCGGGCCGGGCTCGGAGCTCCGGGAGCGGAGGTTTGGAGCGTTGGAAGTGCCgggaacggggatggggacagagagggggaCCCCAGGGAtagggaagggaagatcccaGGAATAGGAGGAGGAGAATAAAGGGAACCCCAggattgggatggggagggaaggggaaccctaggattgggatggggagaaTAAGGGGAACCCCAGGAttgggctggggagggaaggggggacCCCAGGAATTGGGATGGGGAGAATAAGGGGAACCCCAGGAattgggatggggagggaaggggggacCCCAGgaagtgggatggggagggaaggggggacCCCAGGAattgggatggggagggaaggggggacCCCAGgaagtgggatggggagggaagggCACCGCAGACCCCGCTGCAGCGTGGGGGTCTCAGGCACTCGGGGTCTGTCCCACATGTCCCTGTTTGCCCCCTCTCCCCACCCATCCTTGTGCCAGGAAGGTGAAGGAGCCATCGGGGACCCCCCTGGAGCCCGGGACCCCCCGGAATTGGGTGGAGAAAGGGGGGAAAGAGTGAGAAGGCAGCatgggggacagcggggtcccctCGGCGTGTCCCCAGCAGGATGGGGACCCGGCGCTCCCGGAGGGCGGGGACGGTGagttgggaatgctggggacAAAGGGGAGCCGGGATCCTCCTGCAGACCGGGATCTGGCTGGGGTCTCCTGGGCTGGACGGGATCAGCcagcccaggacaccccaaaaaccccccaggGGTGACCCCGAGGTGCCCGGCTTGCAGGTGGAGCCGAGACCCCGCAGAATTCCTCGGCTGCTCCCGGGGATTCCCAGAGCCCCGGCGAGCCCCCGGCCCTGGACGGTGAGTGTGGCACAGAGGGGAAACTCCCTGGGATCTGccatccccaaaatcccaggaagGAGCCTCAAATGTGgaaaatcccatcccaatcccaatcccaaagtTTGGTGCCCActcctcctgccagccctgagAGGTCGCTGCAGCTCCATGCTGGAATCGGAGATGGGAATTTTCATTCTCTTTAGATTTTTCCCAATAAAACCTCGGATCAGGGGCTGGAAACACATTGGGATTCCCAAGCGGCGCCTTAAATTGCTGCTTTAATGTGgaaaatcccatcccaatcccaaaatTTGGTGCCCActcctcctgccagccctgagAGGTCGCTGCAGCTCCACGCTGGAATCGGAGATGGGAATTTTCATTCTCTTTAGATTTTTCCCAATAAAACCTCGGATCAGGGGCTGGAAACACATTGGGATTCCCAAGTGGAGCCTTTCAAGGATGGGAAATAGGAGGATGGACCTGGGTCGTGTGGATtttaataaatagaaaataaaccTGAAATTAATAGagactaaataaataaataagtagaGAATGGATAAACGCAAACCAGAAATTGATCAAGAATAACCCCAAATTAACGGAGAACAAGCCCAAATTAACGGAGAACAACGTGCAGACCCTCTGTGCTCTCCCAGGTTTCCCCCTGAAGCATTCCAACACCTTGACCAACAGACAGCGAGGCAACGAGGTGTCAGCGCTGCCGGCCACGCTGGACAGTGAGTGCCACCGGTGTccccgggggctgcaggggacagcagggcagggggctggggccaccccaggactttggggacagcaggagaggggTCTGGGATcaccccaggattttggggacagcagggcagggggctggggccaccccaggactttggggacagcaggagaggggTTAGGGCcacccatggggacaggggacagcaggggagggggcttgggccaccccaggattttgggagcagctcccactgccccaAATTTGCAGGGAATTGTTCTTCCCTGATGGATTTGGCTCTTGCAGTGGTGcccatggggacagcaggagaggggctggggccaccccaggattttgggggcagcaggagagggatcTGGGATCACACCAGGATTttgggggcagcaggggaggggtctgggatcaccccaggattttgggggcagcaggagaggggtCTGGGATcaccccaggattttgggggcagcaggagagggatcTGGGATCACACCAGGATTttgggggcagcaggggaggggtctgggatcaCACCAGGATTTTGGGGGCAGTAGGAGAGGGATCTGGGATcacccaggattttgggggcagcaggggaggggtctgggatcaccccaggattttgggggcagcaggggaggggtctgggatcaCCCTGGGGCAGCTCCCACCTCACCAAATTTGCAGGGAATTCTTTTTCCCTGATGGATTTGTCTCTTCCAGCAGTGCCTAagggggcatggggacagcaggagaggggctggggccaccccaggattttggggacagcaggggaggggctggggccaccccaggattttggggacagcaggggaggggctggggccaccccaggattttgggggcaGCTGCCACCCCCCAGATTTGCAGGGAGTTGTTCTTCCCTGATGGATTTGTCCCTTGCAGCGCTGTCCATCCACCAGCTCGCTGCCCAAGGGGAGCTCATCCAGCTGAAGGAGCACCTGAGGAAAGGTTGGTGTCCTTTTGGCCCTGCCAGGTCCCCTCTGGTGACCTCACACTCGGTTTTCACTCAGCCATAAAACCACTGGAAttgtggcttttttctttttcttttttttttttttttttggtggagatttctccagttttggagatgggaaaaatcctcaaaaatcaCCAATTCCAGCCATCCACCGGCTGGCTGAGGTGGTCTGCCAGCCCTTACTGGTTGTACTGGTTGAACTGGGAGCACGGGGTGGGGTTCACCTGGCTCTTGTCACCTCCCCAGGTGAGAATTTGGTGAACAAACCCGACGAGAGAGGCTTCACCCCCCTGATCTGGGCCGCAGCTTTCGGGGAGATCGAGACCGTCCGGCACCTCCTGGAGTGGGTGAGGCCGTGGGAGCTCCGGGGCCTTCCAGAGTGTCCTGGGGTCTGTCCTTGGTCCTGGGGGTCTGTCCTTCACCCTGGTGGTCTGGTTTTAGTCCTGTGGGTCTGTCCTTCACCCTGTGATCTTCCTTAATTCTGGGATCTGTCCTTGAACCTGGGGATCTGTCCTTGAGCCTGGCATCTTCCTTAATTCTGGGATCTGTCCTTGATCCTGCGATCTCCCTCAATCTTGGGGATCTGTCCTTCATCCTGGGATCTTCCTTAATCGTGGGAACCTGTCCTTCACCCTGGGGTCTGTCCTTGAGCCTGGGGTCTGTCTTCAGTCCTAGTATCTTCCTTAACTCTGGGATCTGTCCTGAGGCCGGGATCTTCCTTAATCCTGGGGACCTGTCCTTCACCCTGTCTTTAGTCCTGAGATCTGTCTTTAATCCTGGGACCTGTCCTTAATCCTGGGGATCTCTTTCTTATATTCTGGGATCTCCCTCTTTTATTCCAGGACCTCTGTCTTTTATCCTCTGATCTCCCTCTTTCATCCTaggatttctcttttttatccTGGGATCTCCCTCTGGTTTTAATCCTGGGATCTGTCTTTCATCCTGGAATCTCTCTCTGTTTTTAATCCTGGgatctccctctgtccctgctgtccccagggcagcgTCAGCCCAGGGAGGGTGGCTGTGGGCAGTGTCACCAGGCTGTCCCCAAAAGGGAGGGTGGCTGTGGGCAGTGTCACCAGGCTGTCCCCAAAAGGGAGGGTGGCTGTGGGCAGTGTCACCAGGCTGTCCCCAAAAGGGAGGGTGGCTGTGGGCAGTGTCACCAGGCTGTCCCCAAGGAGGGTGGCTGTGGGCAGTGTCaccaggctgtccctgctgtccccaaaaGGGAGGGTGGCTGTGGGCAGT includes the following:
- the RFXANK gene encoding DNA-binding protein RFXANK, which produces MGDSGVPSACPQQDGDPALPEGGDGGAETPQNSSAAPGDSQSPGEPPALDGFPLKHSNTLTNRQRGNEVSALPATLDTLSIHQLAAQGELIQLKEHLRKGENLVNKPDERGFTPLIWAAAFGEIETVRHLLEWGADPHALAKERESALALASMGGYTDIVTMLLDRDVDINTYDWNGGTPLLYAVRGNHVKCVEALLACGADLTEEADSGYTPMDLAVALGHKKVQQVIENHILKLFQNKKKK